In a genomic window of Uloborus diversus isolate 005 unplaced genomic scaffold, Udiv.v.3.1 scaffold_58, whole genome shotgun sequence:
- the LOC129233649 gene encoding uncharacterized protein LOC129233649, with amino-acid sequence MGDSIGGILTIRDQSGLRRVRTRIVEREDSYEFRYPILLPSKHYIVNCLVRDYHLKYSHAGTQALTVIMREEFWIIGARRTIRSIVKNCVRCKRFAAKPPTTGSIQLPLDRVRDAFAFEVTGIDLCGPLILRNKTKTWI; translated from the coding sequence ATGGGAGACTCTATTGGCGGCATTTTGACCATAAGAGATCAAAGTGGTTTAAGAAGAGTAAGAACACGAATCGTCGAAAGAGAAGATTCCTATGAATTCCGGTATCCTATTTTGTTGCCATCGAAGCACTACATAGTGAACTGTTTAGTGAGAGACTATCACTTGAAATATTCACATGCTGGAACTCAAGCATTGACTGTTATAATGAGAGAAGAATTTTGGATAATAGGTGCTAGGCGCACAATCCGATCAATTGTTAAGAACTGTGTTCGATGTAAAAGATTTGCTGCAAAACCTCCAACTACTGGATCCATTCAGTTACCATTGGACAGAGTTCGTGATGCTTTCGCCTTTGAAGTCACCGGAATAGATTTATGCGGTCCGCTTATTCTCCGGAATAAAACTAAGACTTGGATA